Genomic segment of Myxococcus stipitatus:
ACTTCACCAAGGGCCCCGTGGCGGACGCGGACGGGCTGGCGCAGGTGAAGGGGAGGGAGCTCGATGCCTGAGCACTCGCTGTCGAGGCCGGATGTCTCCCCGGCGGTGGCGTGGCTGCGCACCCCGGCGGCGATTCGGGAGCGCTGCCACCAGCTCCTGGACCTGGGGCTCGCGGGCAAGCTGACCCACTTCCGCGTCGAGCCCTCGCGCCTGCCCGCGGTGGTGGACGCGGTGCTGGACGTCACGCGTGAGGCCTACCCCGCGCTGGACATCCCGCTGCACAGCCGCTGGCGTCACTTCGACGCGGGGGGCGTGAAGCGCGTGGAGGAGCTGGAGGCGCGGCTGAAGGACGCCACGCCGCAGGAGCGCGCGCGGGCGAAGCTGGACCTGGCCGTGGTGAGCGTGCTGCTGGACGCGGGCAGCGGGCCCCGGTGGCGCTACCGCGAGCAGGGCGGCGGGACGTGGGCGCGCTCGGAGGGGCTGGCCGTGGCCAGCTTCCGCATGTTCATGGACGGCGTGTTCTCGTCGGACCCGGACTGGCCGCTGCGCGCGGACTCGGAGGCGCTGGGGCGGCTGACGCGCGAGTCCCTGGCCCGCGGGCTCCAGGTCTCCGAGTCGAACCCGCTGGATGGCCTGGACGGCCGCCTGCACCTGATGCACGGGCTGTCCAAGGTGCTGCCCCGTCCCGGCGCGCTGCACGACATCGTCGTCGCGCAGGGGCACAGCGCGCGCGCCTCCGAGCTGCTCGGCCTGGTGCTGGAGCTGTTGGGCCCCATCTGGCCGGGGCGGGTGATGGTGGACGCGGTGAACCTGGGCGACGTGTGGCCGCACTCCGCGCTGGGCCCGGTGGAGAGCGTGGACGCGCTGGTGCCCTTCCACAAGTTGTCCCAGTGGCTGACGTACTCGCTGGTGGAGCCGTTGGCGGAGGCGGGCGTGCGGGTGGTGGAGCTGGACGGGCTCACCGGCCTGCCCGAGTACCGCAACGGGGGACTCTTCGTGGACCTGGGCGTGCTGGTGCCTCGGGACGCGAGGCTCACGCAGCAGGTCCTGCACCCCAGCGAGGAGCCCATTGTAGAGTGGCGCGCGCTGACGGTGGCGCTGTTGGACCGTGTCGCCGCGTTGGTGCGGGGGCGGCTGGGAATGAGCAACGAGGAGCTGCCCCTGGGGAAGGTGCTTCAAGGCGGGACGTGGACGGCGGGCCGCAAGGTGGCCGCCGAGCTGCGTCCCGGAGGCGTGCCACCGATTCGCGTCGAGAGCGACGGGACGGTGTTCTGACCAACGCTGCTCCCAGGAGGGACACAATGGAGTTCCCGAACTGCACCGTGGTGGACCACCCGCTGGTGAAACACAAGCTGACGCTGATGCGTCGGGTGGAGACGAGCACCGCGAACTTCCGCACGCTGCTCCAGGAGATTTCGCTCCTGCTCGCGTACGAGGCGTTCCGCGACTTGAAGCTGGCCGACGAGGACATCCAGACGCCCATGGCGCCCATGCGCGCGCCCATGCTGGAGGGCAAGAAGCTGGTGCTGGTGGCCATCATGCGCGCCGGGCAGGGCATCCTCGACGGGATGCTCCAGCTGGTGCCCTCCGCGCGCGTGGGACACATCGGCCTGTATCGAGACCCGGAGACGCTGACGCCCGTGGAGTACTACTACCGCGTGCCCGGGCACCTGGCGGACCGGGACGTGGTGGTGTGTGACCCGATGCTCGCCACGGGCAACTCGGCGGTGGCGGCGCTCCAGCGGCTGAAGAAGAGCAAGCCCGGCTCGCTGCGCTTCGTCTGTCTGCTGGCGTGTCCGGAGGGCCTGGCCACGCTTCGGGAGCACCACCCGGACGTCCATGTGTACACGGCCGCGGTGGACGAGCGCCTGAACGAGCACGGCTACATCATCCCGGGCCTGGGCGACGCGGGAGACCGTCTCTTCGGCACCAAGTAGCGGCTCCGGGGGTGTGTGGCCCCCGTGGGAGCACGCGGTGAGCGCCGGGTCCCGGTGGGTGTCGTGCGAGCGACATCCACCGCGAGGGCCCGTCGTGCAGGTCCGAGCGGCGTTGAGCGCGAGACACCTGTCGCGAATCCGTGGCGGATGTCCGCGGGAGACGCCGGCTCTTAGCTTCCCCTCCTCTTGAAGAGGGCGCTGGCGCACGAAGTGCCGAGCTCGCCCATGAGGGGGAAGAGCGTTCCATGAAGCGACTGGGCTGGAGTTTTCTGGCGTGTATGGCGTTGGCGGCGTGTGGGGGTGGGCTGACGCCGGAGGAGGAGCGTCAGTGGGGAGACGCGGCGAGCGAGGCGACGGGTGAGGCGCCGGTGACGTCGATGGATGGGCTGGTGAACC
This window contains:
- a CDS encoding URC4/urg3 family protein, with translation MPEHSLSRPDVSPAVAWLRTPAAIRERCHQLLDLGLAGKLTHFRVEPSRLPAVVDAVLDVTREAYPALDIPLHSRWRHFDAGGVKRVEELEARLKDATPQERARAKLDLAVVSVLLDAGSGPRWRYREQGGGTWARSEGLAVASFRMFMDGVFSSDPDWPLRADSEALGRLTRESLARGLQVSESNPLDGLDGRLHLMHGLSKVLPRPGALHDIVVAQGHSARASELLGLVLELLGPIWPGRVMVDAVNLGDVWPHSALGPVESVDALVPFHKLSQWLTYSLVEPLAEAGVRVVELDGLTGLPEYRNGGLFVDLGVLVPRDARLTQQVLHPSEEPIVEWRALTVALLDRVAALVRGRLGMSNEELPLGKVLQGGTWTAGRKVAAELRPGGVPPIRVESDGTVF
- the upp gene encoding uracil phosphoribosyltransferase, with amino-acid sequence MEFPNCTVVDHPLVKHKLTLMRRVETSTANFRTLLQEISLLLAYEAFRDLKLADEDIQTPMAPMRAPMLEGKKLVLVAIMRAGQGILDGMLQLVPSARVGHIGLYRDPETLTPVEYYYRVPGHLADRDVVVCDPMLATGNSAVAALQRLKKSKPGSLRFVCLLACPEGLATLREHHPDVHVYTAAVDERLNEHGYIIPGLGDAGDRLFGTK